The genomic DNA TAACCTAGTAGACTCTTTAAAGACGCTCCAGCCCAATAAAGTAGCTGAAATGATTGAAAATCAGGGGCTGTTTAAAGATCATGTTGAGGATGTTAATTTTCAACCAGTCAAGTACTCAGCCCTTACAtcaaataatgaagaatgTACCGCAGTAGTTGCCAGAGGTGGTACTGCGAATGCCATAAGAATCGCAGCAGTTGATAATCCAGTCAATGTTAACAAGTTGGCCCAGGATAGTATCAATATAGCGCAAATAGTCCCAATGGATGGTTTTCACTTATCTCGCAGATGTCTAGACCTATTCAAAGACCCACAAACTGCCCATAAAAGAAGAGGTTCGCCCTCAACGTTTGACAGTAACAATTTCTTACAATTGTGTAAAATTCTAGCCAAGACGTCCCTATGTAAGGTCTCCTCACATCATAAATTTTACTCCACTTCAAGCGTTTTTGAGAAGTTATCCAAAACTTTTAGCCAAACAATTCCTGATATCTTTGTTCCAGGATTTAACCATGCACTAAAAGACCCAACTCCAGATCAGTACTGTATTTCCAAATTTACAAGGATAGTTATACTTGAAGGGTTATACCTACTGTATGACCAAGAAAActggaagaaaatttacaaaacaTTAGCTGATACGGGAGCACTTCTTGTTTATAAGATTGACATAGACTATGAGGCCACCGAAGAAAGGGTGGCCAAAAGGCATTTGCAATCAGGGTTAGTCACGACTATTGCAGAAGGACGAGAGAAGTTTCGCAGCAATGATTTGTTGAATGGCAGGGATATAGATAATCATTTAATTAAGGTAGATAATATCGTCCATATCCGCAACGACTAGAAGG from Saccharomyces cerevisiae S288C chromosome VI, complete sequence includes the following:
- the YFH7 gene encoding Yfh7p (Putative kinase with similarity to the PRK/URK/PANK kinase subfamily; the PRK/URK/PANK subfamily of P-loop kinases is also known as phosphoribulokinase/uridine kinase/bacterial pantothenate kinase); translation: MVDTHKLADDVLQLLDNRIEDNYRVCVILVGSPGSGKSTIAEELCQIINEKYHTFLSEHPNVIEVNDRLKPMVNLVDSLKTLQPNKVAEMIENQGLFKDHVEDVNFQPVKYSALTSNNEECTAVVARGGTANAIRIAAVDNPVNVNKLAQDSINIAQIVPMDGFHLSRRCLDLFKDPQTAHKRRGSPSTFDSNNFLQLCKILAKTSLCKVSSHHKFYSTSSVFEKLSKTFSQTIPDIFVPGFNHALKDPTPDQYCISKFTRIVILEGLYLLYDQENWKKIYKTLADTGALLVYKIDIDYEATEERVAKRHLQSGLVTTIAEGREKFRSNDLLNGRDIDNHLIKVDNIVHIRND